A genome region from Brassica oleracea var. oleracea cultivar TO1000 chromosome C2, BOL, whole genome shotgun sequence includes the following:
- the LOC106323502 gene encoding uncharacterized protein LOC106323502: protein MATSSAPDIDMVIEETKRTPFTSRIASVRLHHVGKLKFSEYAGNPYPKAHVRAFRLAISRPHLTDDEKEAGYCCFFAENLTGAAFEWFTGLEENSIDNFTQIVSTFLKQYLVFIETRVTEADLWNLKQAPSEPLRVYINKFREIKAKISHPNEVVALAALKNGIWFSSKFWEELAVRAPISLDDALHRASFFATQEEEVAALKEQYIENKNNATKKPTSPQEPATKRQHSYAINNSPQKSSTYDLNKYCAFHDRKGHSTEECRAALRIQNENKKTNEETGEEEEDPVTLKSNRKAKVSTNKRGRETEQESTSSPPPAPKKIVDMISWGPNNNATDEIKSLTEGKIRFEITVAIRTLENPDEATLPPSITQYNPNIKSHCVKIPNFKRNKKMTKIRELLEKPTALQIQKKDRMQT, encoded by the coding sequence ATGGCAACGAGCTCTGCCCCAGATATCGACATGGTCATCGAAGAAACCAAAAGGACTCCATTTACAAGCAGAATCGCCAGCGTAAGGCTGCATCACGTTGGGAAACTAAAATTCTCCGAATATGCAGGAAACCCATACCCAAAGGCCCACGTACGAGCCTTTCGTCTAGCAATATCGAGACCACACCTCACCGACGACGAAAAAGAGGCCGGTTACTGCTGCTTCTTCGCCGAGAACCTCACGGGGGCCGCCTTCGAATGGTTCACTGGACTAGAAGAAAACTCGATTGACAATTTCACTCAGATAGTATCTACATTCCTCAAACAGTATTTAGTCTTCATAGAGACAAGAGTCACCGAGGCAGATCTTTGGAATCTCAAGCAAGCACCTTCCGAACCGTTGAGAGTGTACATAAACAAGTTCAGAGAAATCAAGGCCAAGATTTCACATCCGAACGAGGTCGTCGCCCTAGCAGCATTGAAGAATGGCATCTGGTTCTCATCCAAATTCTGGGAAGAACTAGCAGTACGAGCACCTATCTCGTTGGATGACGCCCTACACCGAGCCTCTTTCTTCGCCACCCAAGAAGAGGAGGTTGCAGCCTTAAAAGAACAGTATATCGAGAACAAGAATAATGCGACTAAAAAGCCTACATCTCCTCAGGAGCCAGCGACCAAAAGACAACATTCCTATGCAATAAACAACTCACCACAAAAATCTTCGACATACGACCTCAACAAATATTGCGCCTTCCATGACCGCAAAGGCCATTCGACCGAAGAATGTCGAGCCGCGCTTCGCATTCAGAACGAAAATAAAAAAACCAATGAAGAAACCGGAGAGGAAGAAGAAGATCCAGTGACTCTAAAATCCAACCGAAAGGCCAAAGTCTCGACAAACAAAAGAGGCAGGGAGACCGAGCAGGAATCAACGAGTTCTCCACCCCCAGCTCCGAAGAAAATAGTCGACATGATTTCGTGGGGGCCAAACAACAATGCAACCGACGAAATCAAGAGCCTGACCGAAGGGAAAATACGCTTCGAGATCACAGTAGCGATCCGCACATTGGAAAACCCCGATGAAGCTACTCTTCCTCCCAGTATCACTCAGTACAACCCAAACATAAAGTCTCATTGCGTAAAAATCCCCAACTTCAAGCGAAATAAAAAAATGACCAAAATTCGCGAGCTACTGGAAAAACCAACTGCCCTACAAATTCAGAAAAAAGATAGAATGCAGACTTAA
- the LOC106323033 gene encoding molybdenum cofactor sulfurase has protein sequence MHRPFPGDSPPPNCLHGFFSSSSIPGDVTSSDPPQGPTPTITSAILRRNFAQTTASTIFPETHFTDPNSLPSLQESFSHFIQAYPNYTDTYGIDRIRSDHYFHLGLTHYTCLDYIGIGLYSYSQLLNYDPSTYQISSSLSESPFFSVSPKIGNLKEKLLHDGGQETEFEHSMKRRIMSFLKISEEDYSMVFTANRTSAFRLVAESYPFSKRKLLTVYDYESEAVDEINRVSEKRGAKVAAAEFSWPGLRICSSKLRKIVTAGKSGSTKKKKKGVFVFPLHSRVSGSRYPYLWMSVAQENGWHVMIDACGLGPKDMDSFGLSIYNPDFMVCSFYKVFGENPSGFGCLFVKKSTIPILESSTGSGMVNLVPTDDPISLHALEISRTRAESEEVDSFSSGIEFRGLDHVDSLGLVATGNRSRCLINWLVSALYKLKHYATSRLVKIYGPKVNFNRGPAIAFNLFDQKGERIEPFIVQKLADCSNISLGQGFLKKIMFEEEYEGVKDRVLEKRKNEQGISVLTAALGFLANFEDVYKLWIFVARFLESGFVETESVRCGVHVFEHKSREVV, from the coding sequence ATGCACCGACCATTTCCCGGTGATTCACCACCACCAAACTGCCTTCACGGCTTCTTCTCGTCGTCATCGATCCCCGGAGACGTCACCTCCTCCGATCCACCACAAGGTCCAACTCCCACCATCACTTCCGCCATTCTCCGCCGTAATTTTGCCCAAACCACCGCCTCCACTATTTTCCCGGAGACCCATTTCACCGACCCGAATTCACTTCCTTCCCTTCAAGAATCCTTCTCCCATTTCATCCAAGCTTACCCTAACTACACCGACACTTACGGTATCGACCGTATCAGATCCGACCACTATTTCCACTTGGGTTTGACACATTACACGTGTCTTGATTACATAGGAATCGGTTTATACTCTTACTCACAGTTACTCAACTACGACCCTTCCACTTACCAGATCTCCTCTTCATTGTCTGAAAGTCCCTTCTTCAGTGTTTCTCCCAAGATCGGTAACTTAAAAGAGAAGCTTCTCCATGATGGAGGTCAAGAAACAGAGTTCGAACACTCTATGAAGAGAAGAATCATGAGCTTTCTCAAGATCTCCGAAGAAGACTACTCGATGGTCTTCACCGCCAATAGAACTTCTGCTTTCAGGCTCGTCGCCGAGTCTTACCCGTTCTCAAAACGGAAGCTGTTGACGGTTTACGACTACGAAAGCGAGGCCGTAGACGAAATCAACAGAGTCTCAGAGAAACGTGGAGCCAAGGTAGCTGCAGCGGAATTCTCATGGCCAGGATTGAGAATCTGCTCGTCTAAGCTGAGGAAGATAGTCACTGCTGGGAAAAGCGGAAGCACTAAGAAAAAGAAGAAGGGTGTTTTCGTATTTCCGCTTCATTCTAGGGTTAGTGGATCGAGGTATCCCTATCTGTGGATGAGTGTGGCGCAAGAAAACGGGTGGCATGTGATGATCGATGCTTGTGGACTGGGACCGAAGGATATGGACAGTTTCGGTCTTTCCATATATAATCCTGACTTCATGGTGTGTTCGTTCTACAAAGTGTTTGGAGAAAACCCTTCAGGATTCGGTTGCTTGTTCGTCAAGAAATCTACTATTCCGATTCTTGAATCTTCCACTGGTTCAGGTATGGTTAACCTTGTACCTACGGACGATCCGATTTCATTACACGCTTTGGAGATCAGCCGGACGCGAGCAGAATCTGAAGAAGTAGATAGCTTTAGCTCTGGAATCGAATTTAGAGGTCTAGATCATGTGGACTCACTTGGGTTGGTCGCAACAGGGAACAGATCAAGATGTTTGATCAATTGGTTGGTGAGTGCTCTCTACAAACTTAAACATTATGCAACTAGCCGTCTCGTTAAAATCTACGGTCCAAAAGTTAATTTTAATAGAGGACCAGCCATTGCGTTCAACCTATTTGACCAAAAGGGAGAGAGAATCGAACCTTTTATCGTGCAGAAGCTAGCTGATTGCAGTAATATCTCTCTCGGACAAGGGTTCCTGAAGAAAATCATGTTCGAAGAGGAGTATGAAGGGGTGAAAGATAGAGTTCTTGAGAAGAGAAAGAACGAACAGGGCATCTCTGTTCTCACTGCCGCGTTAGGGTTTCTCGCGAATTTTGAAGATGTTTATAAGCTTTGGATTTTCGTTGCTCGGTTTTTGGAATCAGGGTTTGTGGAGACGGAGAGTGTGAGATGTGGAGTTCATGTTTTTGAGCATAAGAGCCGTGAAGTAGTGTAG